The genomic DNA CTCAACGGGCAATTCTGTAATGTCGTAAACTAAGCCAAAATCATTATTTATAGTTTTACTCAACTTTTGGCGAACCGAGGAAGTATTTTCCGAACCTTCCACATAAAGTAGTTCAATTTCCTTAATCTCGTACTTCTGTGCAAATTTCTCGACACAAGGAATGAGAAAATCCAACTCCTCTAACTTTCTGGCATACAATAATATTGACGACATTTTAATCCCAAAATTTAAACTATTTAACGCAATTTAGCTCAAGCCAAGATTTTGTCATCTTTGCTCTCTTCTTTAGCTCGTGAATTATCGAGGCTTTTCGTCATAAACTCTTTGTTTCTTGGAAAATAAAAAAATTATTTTTCTCTGTCTAGCCTTTTTTTCCTATTAGTGTATACTAGCGCGAAATTAAGAAACCAGAGATTTTTGACAGACTATGAGTAAGAAGATTAAACGCAACCCGCGTAGCCTGGGTCGTAAGTGGGCCCTCCAGTACCTTTATCAGAGCGATATTGCCAAGCTTGAATTCCAAGAAGAGGAGTTCGCTTTATTTATCGACCAAATAGAAAATGCCCCTTCTGCACCCAACGAACACGAGTCTAGCAAAGGCTTTGCTTTTGCACGAGAAATCATTCAAGGTGTGCTTGATAAGGTGAAAGAAATTGACGCCTATATTACTGAAGAAGCCAAAAACTGGAAAATTGATCGCATGGCGACAACTGACCGTAACGTGCTTCGCATCGCCGTTTTCGAACTCATGGAAATCAAAAGCAATCACCCCGTCGTCATTGTTAATGAAGCCGTCGAGCTCGCCAAAACATTCGGTAACACCGATTCATTTAAATTCGTTAACGGTATTGGTGACACGCTTGCACGCAAACTCCGTCCAGAGGAAATGGAAAAATGAAAGGTATTTTTGACGTCTTTAAAAAGGGACTTAAAAAAACTAAAACCGCACTCTTTCGATCATTTGAATCAGTTTTTTCAAATGTGGAAAAATGGGATGAAGATACTTACCGTCAACTTGAGGCTGCCCTCATTTCTGCTGACTTGGGTGTATCTGTCACGCAAAAAATCATTGCTGACATTAAAGAATCCTATAACTTGGGCGAGATTAAGACTTCCGAAGACATCATCAATATTGCCACGACTCGAATCACTTCAATTTTAGAAGACGATAATCGCCCCCTTAATATTAACACGAACGGCCCTACAGTTTTACTCATGGTAGGTGTTAATGGCGCAGGAAAAACTACGACTACGGGCAAGTTAGCCTACAAACTCAAACAAGATGGCAAATCTGTACTTTTGGCCGCTTGCGACACTTTCCGTGCGGCTGCGATTGAACAGCTCAAGCACTGGGGAAAACGCATCGACGTCCCGGTGATTGCAGGTCAACACGGTTCTGATGCCGCCGCGATTGCCTATGATGCCTGCGCGTCTGCAAAAGCCAAAAATGTTGATTACCTCATTATCGATACGGCAGGTCGCCAACACACTCGCCAAGACCTTATGGAAGAACTTCCAAAAATTCTTCGCGTCATTCGCAAAAACTTCCCCGAAGCTCCCCACGAAACTGTTTTAGTTGTGGATGGTTCTACAGGAACTAATGCCCTCTTTCAAGCGAGAGAATTTGGCAAAGCCTGTGAAGTCACGAGCCTCGCCGTTACCAAACTCGATGGCTCTGGAAAAGGTGGCGTCGTTGTTGCCATTAAAGATGAGCATACGTTCCCGATCCACTTTGTTGGCTTAGGCGAAAGCCCCGAAGACCTCCAACCATTTGACCCCATACTTTATGCCGAAGCCATTTTCGCTAAGGAAAGCCCTATAGCTGGCTAAAAATCCCAAGCCCGAATCATCCCATAAGATTCGGGCTTTTTCTATTCCCAAGATTTGAGATTCAAAGAAAAACACGCAAGTTTAATGAAATCAAATTTTTAGGAGTACTTCAATGGGTCAACTTCCCAACAATCTTCCCTCATTTTCAAGCTTTGATGCGAGCCAACTTAACCAGCAAGTCGATGACTTTTTAGCTTCCGCACGAAAAGATATCCAACAACTACTCGAGCAAGGTCATTTCACTTGGGATAATTTAATGCTTCCCCTCGAAGACATGGATGTCGAGCTCGGTAAGATTTGGGGAATCGCCTCGCACCTACACTCCGTTAAAAATAGTCCCGCACTCCGTGAGGCTTATAATTTAGCCCAACCAAAAATCTCTGAGTTTTATACCGAACTGGGACAAAACACTCAACTTTTTGAAGCCATAGATTCTCTGCAAAAATCAGCGGAATTCGAGAAGCTCTCCATCGGCCAACAAACTCTTATAAAAAATAGTATTCGTTCCTTCAAACTCTCGGGGATCGCCTTGCCAGAAGAAAAGAGAAAACGCTTTGCGGAAATCGCAAAAGAACTTTCTAGTCTCAGCACCAAGTTCTCCAATCAAGTTTTAGATGCCACGCAAAACTATCACCTGCATATTGAAGATGAAAAAGATTTAGCGGGCCTCCCGCAAAATGTCATTGATGCCGCCGCTGCTTGCGCAAAGAGCAAAGAACTCGAAGGCTGGGTCTTCACTCTCGACTTCCCATCTTTCCAACCCTTGCTTACTTATGGCGAGAGTAGCAAACGCCGTGAAGAAATCTACTTTGCTTACTCAACTCGTGCCTCAGAAGTGGGGCCAAATGCAGGCAAGTACGATAATACAGAAACTATCAAACGCATTCTCGAACTCAGACAAGAAGCCGCTCAGCTTCTCGATTTTAATAATTTCTCCGAAAAATCCATCTACACTAAAATGGCCGAATCACCTGAGCAAGTTTTAGGCTTCATTGATCAGCTCATCGATAAATCACAAGCGCAATCAAAAGAAGAAATTGAAGCCGTCAAAGCATACGCTAAAAACAATGGCTTTGAGGGTGACTTACAAGCTTGGGATCTGGGCTTTTATTCAGAAAAAATGCGTCAGGAATTCTACGAGCTCAATCAAGAAGAATTACGCCCCTACTTTAGCATAGATAAAGTCATGAAGGGTCTCTTTGAACTTGCCGGCAACTTATACGATATCCAGATTTCCGAAGCTCAAAATAAGCCCGATGTCTGGCAAGACGACGTTCGCGTTTACAATATCGAACGCAATGGCGAAACCATTGCGGCTTTTTACCTTGACCTCTATGCTCGCGCCGATAAACGCGGTGGTGCATGGATGAATGGCTGCTTATCTCGCCACAAGAATTCTCAAGGTGAACTCCAACTTCCCGTTTGCTACCTAGTCTGTAACTTTATGCCTCCATCCGAGGGGCAGCCCGGACTTCTTATTCACAACGAAATCACCACTCTCTTTCACGAATTTGGTCATGGTCTTCACCACATGCTCACCAAAGTTGATATTGCGGGCATCGCAGGTGTCAATGGTGTCGCTTGGGATGCCGTGGAACTTCCTTCTCAAATCATGGAAAACTGGTGCTGGGAAAAAGATGTCATCCGCTCACTTTCTGAGCACTTCGAAACTGGCGAAGTCATTCCCGACGATAAGATCCAACGCTTACTCGATGCGAAAAACTTTAACTCAGCACTCGCCATGATGCGCCAACTCGAATTCGCTTATTTTGACTTCAGTTTGCATATTGAGTCTGCTAAAAATAATTTTGCTAGTACTCAAGAACTCTTAAATGACGTTCGCCAAAGAACCGCCCCTCTGAATACTCCTGAATGGAATCGTTTCCAAAATGCCTTCTCACACATTTTTGCGGGCGGCTACTCAGCTGGCTACTACTCCTATAAGTGGGCCGAAGTGCTTTCTGCAGATGCTTATTCTCTATTCGAAGATGAGGGCATTTACAATTCTGAAACTGGCAAAAAATTCCTCAAAGAAATTTTGGAACGCGGTGGTGAAGAAGAAGCCGCTATCCTCTTTAAAAATTTCCGTGGTCGTGAACCCAAAAGCGAAGCCCTTTTACGTCATTCAGGAATTAAATAATTAAACTCAAGTGAAGCCTCAGACCTTTTGCTATCAGGGATCTGAGGAATTACCTTGAAAGAACTTAAAAAATTAACTTGGTTATGGACCTATGTTTAAACATCTTGTGATCGCACTTTCTTTCTGTCTCTGCATCAATGCACAAACAAAAATTGACATCCCCTACTCCCCGAGCTTATCGCCCAATGGTTCCCAAGTTATTTTTTCTTGGAACGACGACATTTGGATAAGTTCTAGTGAGGGTGGTCTCGCGAAAAGAATGACCCAGAGCAAAGGCCTTGATTATCGTCCCATGTTTTCACACGACGGTAAAAAAATCGCCTTTGAGTCCAACCGCCTAGGCCCAACCTACCTTTTTGTTATGCCAACCGTGGGTGGCCCCGCTAAGCAAGTCAGCTTCAATTCAGAAGGTTATCGCTTGCTGCAATGGTTCAGAGATAACAAGAGCCTCGCCTACAACTCAAATAGAAAACTTTTCGTCCCTCGCCAAGGTAGCCTACCTTATAAATTAGATACCGTAAGCCAGGAAACTGAAGAACTCATTTTCAACTCACGCATGCGTGAATTCAATTTATCCCCTGATGAGAAAAAAATCCTTTTTACTCGCGAAGGCTCACAAAATTATCGCAAAGCGTATCGCGGTTCGCAGGCTTCGCAAATCTGGTTATACGACTCCGAAACTCAGCAGTACACAAAAATCATTCACGAAGAATGGAACAACCGCACCCCGCTTTGGTCGGCGGATGGCAAGGGCTTCTTTTACCTCTCAGACGAGAGTGCTTGCAATGACTTGATGTTTTACGATTTCAAAAAGAAAAAGAGTCTATTACGCTACAGTGGCGAGGGCGAACACATTTTAAACATTAGCCTCTCGAGTGATGGCAGCACCCTCTCTTGGCGTCGACTCTTTGATTTATATACATGGAAACATCAAAGTCAAAAAGAGGCGAAGAAACTCGAAATCTATACACAGGAAGATTTAAATAGAAACAAGACTGAGAATCGCCAAGTTAAGGGTATCGACACCTTTGATGTTAGCATGGATGGCTTAGAAATGACTTTTGCTGAAGATGGCCTGATCTACGTGAGCGACAGTAAATTTTGTGAACCGATTCGCATCAGCGACAAAGACTCTTTTTGCATAGAACCCATTTTCTCAAATGATTTTGAAAGAATATTCTACCTCAAAGATAATGGACAGGACATGACTATCATGCAGGTTGAGAGAGCTGACAAAGAAAAGTATTGGTGGCAAAACCACGCCTTTGAAACTAGTGAGGTTTACTCATACAAAGGTAGTATCAAGGATCTAAATATTGCACCAGATGATTCACGTCTTTCCTTTGTGAGTGGTGATGGAAGCCTTTGGACATACGAGATTGAAAAAGGTATTAGAAAAAAAATCACCAACACTTGGATGGAGCCTGATTATTCTTGGTCCCCCGATAGCCAATGGTTTATTTATTCCTGCCCCAACGAAAACTATAATAGTGAAATTTTTGTCATTCCCTCCGATGCTTCCCAAAAAGCGATTAACATCTCTAGAAATCCCGCGTCAGATCGTTCCCCTACTTGGTCAAAAGATGGGTCTATGATTGCTTACGTGAGTGATCGATCACGCAATGACAGTGACATTATACTCGTCTACCTCAAAGGTGAAGACTATGAAATCAGCCCTCGCCAAATCAAATACAAAGATGCCCTCAAACACATGAAAGACGAACGGCCTCTAAAAAAAGACGAGGAAGATAAAGAAGAAGGTAAGGAAAACGAGGCAAGCAAAAATGAAGATGAAAGTAAAGATAAAAATGAAGACCCCACTAGCGAAAGTGAAAAAGAGGAAAATGAAGATTTAGCTGAGGCCTCCGAACAAGAAGCTGTAGAGGAAGAAAAAACTGAAAGCAAAGAAGATGACAAAGATGAAATCGTCTATGATTGGAAGAATATACATTTAAGAACTCATCATATTCGTCGTACTGGCAGTAATGAGAGTCGTCCTTTGTTCTCACAAGATTCCGATTCACTCATTTGTATTTCTGATAAAAAAGGCAGCAAAGGCACCTACACTTTTGATGCTATTTATAAAATCGACCTCGAAGAGAAATCTTATAGTTTTTTAACTTTTAACACGACAAAAAACTTCCCCATTAAGCCACTCAAGAAAAAGGGCTACTTCTCTTCCATTGCTTACGGTAAAGCGGCTGTAATGAGTCGTAAAAAGACATCAAAATTTGAGTATAACTTTTACCATACGGTTAATTTAGAGACTGAAAATAATTTAATTTTCTCTCACTCTTGGCGCCTACTCAAGGAGAAGTTCTATGACCCCAACATGAATAATTTAAACTGGGAAAACGTTTATGAGAAATACGCCCCTGCCGCTCGTGAAGCGAGTAATATTTGGCGTCTGAGCACTGCCATCAACATGATGGTCGGCGAGCTCAACGCCTCACATTTAGGTTTCTCTCCTAATGCCAGTTATCCTCCTGTACCTAAACGTTTAATTACCGCTCACACGGGACTGCGTTTTGAACGTAAAGACGGAAAACTTTTCATCGGTGAACTGATCCCTAAGTCTCCAGCAGCTAATATTCAGTATGATCTGCAAACGGGCGATCACATCCTCGAATTAAACTACACCGAAGTTAATGACAAGAGCAACTTAGACAAATTACTCACCGGTTTAGATCACCAGAGTATTCATATTAAAATCAAGACTTCGACTGGGGAAGTCAAAGACCACCTTATCGAGAGTATTAACCCCGATAAAACTCGCGCTCTACTCGACCAAGAAATGGTCGATCGTTTAACTAAAAAGACTGAAACTTTGAGCGATGATAAAATCACTTACTTACATATCGATAAAATGAACTTCGATTCATTCTATCAGTTCCACGACGAACTCTATTCAAAAGCCTATGGCAAAGACGGTATCGTGATTGATGTGAGAGACAATGCTGGCGGAAGTACAGCAGATCACTTAATGACAATTTTGACACAACCAGATCATGCTTTTTGCCAAGCCCGCGATCACCAAGTAGGTTATCCAGATAATCGCAGTATTTACACTCCTTGGAAAAAACCGATTGTTGTTCTTTGCAATCAAAATAGTTTCAGCAATGCCGAAATTTTTACTCATGCAGTCAAAACCACTAATCGAGGCCAAGTTATTGGCGTACCAAGCGCTGGTGGGGTAATCTCCACATGGGGAAGTAAAATCCTTAACAAGCACCGTTTCCGCCTCCCCATGCGCGGCTGGTATCTAGCTGACACAGGCTTAGACATGGAACTCAATGGTGCCAAACCCGATTATCTCATTTGGCCCGAAGCTGGAGATCTAAGTGCAAATCGTGATCCACAACTTATTAAGGCGATTGAAGTTTTAAAAAAAGATATAGTCGAATGGAAAAAGAAACGCGAGAAGATCCGCCCTATTCGTGCTCATCAAAAAAAATGATCCTCCCTTCTTGTCATTTACTGGGCATAGGTCTAAGCGTTCTCGACAGCTCTCTGTATATTGATTCTCATCCTCAAATTGATGAAAAAATAGAAGCTCACCATTCGAGTGAAAGTTTAGGTGGCCCAGCATGCATAGGCACTTTAACTGCTAATCATTTAGGCTTAAGCACGGTACTGATCAGCGCTATTGCCAAAGATTATCCTGGTGACTTTATTCGCAACAAACAACGTCATTTTAAGTCACATAGCCTTATAGAATTAGAAACAGATCAAACACCTCATGCCACGATCCTCGTGAGTTCTACTGGTGAACGTAGCGTTATTGCGTCACTCGCAAAAAATGTACGCCCCCTGAAATTAGAGGTCTCAACACCTCCTCAATACATTCTTGTGGATGGGCGCTATATCGACTGCTGTTTTGAGCTCATTATGGATTTAAAAAAACTAGGAAGTCAAGTCATTCTTGATGCGGGCTCCGCAAACCCTGGTGTACTGAGAATCTTACCGCATGCTGATATCATTATCGGCTCTCAAAAGTTTGCTCTTCATCATTCTAGGAAAGACAATATTGAAGATGCCTTTTCAGTACTAAAAGAGACATATGAACAAATCATTATCACTATGGGTGCTGAGGGTGCTAAATATTCTCTTGATGGAGATCTAGGTTCATTCCCTGCTGAAAAAGTAAAGGTACTCAATAGCAATGGTGCAGGAGATGTCTTTCATGGAGCTTTTATTGCGGGACTCGCAAATAAATTGAGCCTGAAAGAATGTGGTAAAGTGGCTACGCGTGTTGCTGCTTGGCATTGTACACAAGAGAATATTTCGGAGAGTCTCAAGAAGCTGGGTTCGAGTCAGCCTTTTAGTTCATTTCTTTAAAACGAAACTCACTGTTGGGTCTTCGGCTACAACTTCTTGCTTATTGGCCATTTTAGCCAAAACGTGATTCACTTCACGGCGCAATTTCCTCGCCATCATTCGCACTAAACCAACCTGAGAATTCTCTTGCTCAAAAACTGCCAATAAAATAACTTCTTCACACATTCCTGCAATAAATAGGCTACGATTGCCACCTTGGTGATAAACAGCTTCAAAGTCTTCTTCCCCTACAGTTCTTGCAAGCTCACGAGTCGCAGCAAAAGAACCTGCTGTTAATGCTGCCATTAAATCATTTTCGGCTTCACTTCCGGAATCCACTAGTACTGCTCCACCTTTATCACACAAAAGAGTTGAGCTCGAATCCGATAAACGTAAAAATTCGTCGAGTTTAGCCTGGAGCTCCAAACATTCAGCTTGGTTTAATTCATAGGCCATGATTTATCCTTGGTTTTTCTTTTGGATAAAATCATGGAGAACGAGTTTAGAAATGGCATTAAGAGTATCAAAAACACCTTCACCATCACAAGCGACACCATTCACAACCGGCATGCGAATAGGACCATTGTTAATCAGAAAATCCATGTACTCTACTGGAGCCACGTTTTTCATATCGCGTTTATTGTACTGAAAAACTAATGGCATCTCGTCTATAGAGCTGCCCTGCTCTTTCAAGTTTTCGTCAAGATTCTGTAAACTCTCAATATTCTCAGGCATCTTTTTCACTTGTGAATCGGCCACAAAAACAACGCCATCACAATTCCTCAACACGAGCTTACGCGTACTATTGTATTTCACCTGACCTGGCACTGTGTACATTTGAAATTTTGTTGTGTAGCCTTCGATTGCATCCGATTTAAGTGGCAGGAAGTCAAAGAACAAAGTTCGATCTTGACTCGTTGCCAAAGAAGACATTTTCCCTTTGGCATCTCCGGGCATCTTTTCGTGAACTATTTGCAGGTTTGTGGTTTTACCGCATAAGCCTGGACCATAATAAACAATCTTAAACTGAATTTCTTTTTTTGCATAATTTACTACTGCCATATCAACTCCCTTTAGCAAAAGTATTGAAGGACTGAACGTCCGTAAGATAAAATTTTACTGGTAGAGTGAAGTAATCCCTTAGTACTTTTTTCACTACTTCATTAAACGGATTCAACATTGCGACACTCACTTCTGACTTAGTTACAGAAAATATAAGCAGTTCACAATGAGATATCAATTTTTTAGGGAGTAGTTCCAGCTCATTTGAGTAATGAAATTCAGTTAAATCAACATATTCCATAGTACTCATACACTTTAGAGCCTCTAATACGTCAGAATAATTTAAACGATCACAGTCGGGCAGATGACTAACAACGCCTTTCCAATGGGAGTCTTTCTTTTCATTTCTTGTATTCATGAAATGTCGGCAAAGCTCTACATAACTAGACGAATCCAAAGCTCCTGCTTCTTTGAGGCGAATTAGAAAATCAAGATGAGGTCGAATATCGCTCCACTCACTGATGCGAGATTTAAAAAATTTTGTTTCTTCTTTCTTGCAAAGCGATATGAGTTCATGAATTTTTGAGTGATTTCGAAAAAAAGACCCAGTCTTATTTCTTGAATTGGATCCATAGAAATCTTCAATATCGAGTTCGCCTTGACGAGCAATTTCTAATCTTTGCTTAAATTCAGTCGTTTTAGATGCATCTCCGCATTTTGTATAAATCTCCACTAAGCGATTCAAAGCAAACTCATCGTGAGGCAAATTAATTAACACGGCTTCATAGACACGTGCCTCGTCGAGTAAGTGCTCATTTTTTTCTGATTGTGACATTTTCTAACCACCCAAAGTTTCATCCTAATAATGAAATACGCTCTCATAACATAATCCTTAAATAGAATAAAAACTTTCACCTTAAAACACAATCTTTATTAGTAATAAATCAGATCTATTTTGATGAATTTTTTAGAATCTCTTTATTTGAGCTGACTAATCTTATTAAGAGCTTGAGTAAACTCTTGCTTGGAGGCTTCAGTATTCTCTTCAAAAACTAAACCCTCGCCAAACTCCACAGTCATTTTCGAAAACGGTAGAGGTATGTAAAGCTTATCCCATGTGGGCAATTTAAATGAGGCAGAATAACGAGCACCAATTGGCACTAATTTTTTCTGTGACTTAACCGCCAACATCATCACGCCAGGCTGAGCTTCATAAATGGGACCTCTTGGTCCATCTGGAACAATACACATCAGCTTATTAGGCTCACGTAAGACCTTTAGAGATTTAATAAAAGCAACCGCCCCACCTTTATCTTTTTTCTTGCGTTGCGCTGAGCCTCTAATTACCGAAAATCCGCGACTTATCATAATATCGGAAATCATTTGTCCATCACGAGATTTAGAAGCCATACCTGTACTCTTTTCACACACACCGCGTTCAAAAACATAAGACAAGGCTAATACTTGATTATGCCAAAATGCAATAATAAAGGATTCGTCATCATCGTCTAAACAAGATACATTACCGATAAACTCACGTCGTACAGTAAACATCCATACACTAAAAAAAGCACAAAAGATATTAAGGGTGATCTTATAGAGTCTCCCCTCTGGATCAAATAATTTCTTGATCACAGCAGCAAGTACTTGTTGGAGATTGAAATGCCAGATAACAAGGCCCCCACAATACCCAAAAATCCTTGATCCGTACCACAAAGGTAGAGGTTTTCTGTTGGCAACTCACCCGACTTAACTTTAATCGGCGAGCCATAGATCGCACCATTGATATGCGAGGTGAATTTCTTAACTGTTAGCGGTGTAAAAGCATCGGTGTAAACAACGCGGTCGCGAATTTTATCACCAAAGCCAGATGTATTAATCTGCTCTTGGACAAACTCCTGTTTCGTACGAGCGTATGTTGCTTGATC from Lentisphaera araneosa HTCC2155 includes the following:
- the nusB gene encoding transcription antitermination factor NusB — protein: MSKKIKRNPRSLGRKWALQYLYQSDIAKLEFQEEEFALFIDQIENAPSAPNEHESSKGFAFAREIIQGVLDKVKEIDAYITEEAKNWKIDRMATTDRNVLRIAVFELMEIKSNHPVVIVNEAVELAKTFGNTDSFKFVNGIGDTLARKLRPEEMEK
- the ftsY gene encoding signal recognition particle-docking protein FtsY, whose product is MKGIFDVFKKGLKKTKTALFRSFESVFSNVEKWDEDTYRQLEAALISADLGVSVTQKIIADIKESYNLGEIKTSEDIINIATTRITSILEDDNRPLNINTNGPTVLLMVGVNGAGKTTTTGKLAYKLKQDGKSVLLAACDTFRAAAIEQLKHWGKRIDVPVIAGQHGSDAAAIAYDACASAKAKNVDYLIIDTAGRQHTRQDLMEELPKILRVIRKNFPEAPHETVLVVDGSTGTNALFQAREFGKACEVTSLAVTKLDGSGKGGVVVAIKDEHTFPIHFVGLGESPEDLQPFDPILYAEAIFAKESPIAG
- a CDS encoding M3 family metallopeptidase, producing MGQLPNNLPSFSSFDASQLNQQVDDFLASARKDIQQLLEQGHFTWDNLMLPLEDMDVELGKIWGIASHLHSVKNSPALREAYNLAQPKISEFYTELGQNTQLFEAIDSLQKSAEFEKLSIGQQTLIKNSIRSFKLSGIALPEEKRKRFAEIAKELSSLSTKFSNQVLDATQNYHLHIEDEKDLAGLPQNVIDAAAACAKSKELEGWVFTLDFPSFQPLLTYGESSKRREEIYFAYSTRASEVGPNAGKYDNTETIKRILELRQEAAQLLDFNNFSEKSIYTKMAESPEQVLGFIDQLIDKSQAQSKEEIEAVKAYAKNNGFEGDLQAWDLGFYSEKMRQEFYELNQEELRPYFSIDKVMKGLFELAGNLYDIQISEAQNKPDVWQDDVRVYNIERNGETIAAFYLDLYARADKRGGAWMNGCLSRHKNSQGELQLPVCYLVCNFMPPSEGQPGLLIHNEITTLFHEFGHGLHHMLTKVDIAGIAGVNGVAWDAVELPSQIMENWCWEKDVIRSLSEHFETGEVIPDDKIQRLLDAKNFNSALAMMRQLEFAYFDFSLHIESAKNNFASTQELLNDVRQRTAPLNTPEWNRFQNAFSHIFAGGYSAGYYSYKWAEVLSADAYSLFEDEGIYNSETGKKFLKEILERGGEEEAAILFKNFRGREPKSEALLRHSGIK
- a CDS encoding S41 family peptidase, encoding MFKHLVIALSFCLCINAQTKIDIPYSPSLSPNGSQVIFSWNDDIWISSSEGGLAKRMTQSKGLDYRPMFSHDGKKIAFESNRLGPTYLFVMPTVGGPAKQVSFNSEGYRLLQWFRDNKSLAYNSNRKLFVPRQGSLPYKLDTVSQETEELIFNSRMREFNLSPDEKKILFTREGSQNYRKAYRGSQASQIWLYDSETQQYTKIIHEEWNNRTPLWSADGKGFFYLSDESACNDLMFYDFKKKKSLLRYSGEGEHILNISLSSDGSTLSWRRLFDLYTWKHQSQKEAKKLEIYTQEDLNRNKTENRQVKGIDTFDVSMDGLEMTFAEDGLIYVSDSKFCEPIRISDKDSFCIEPIFSNDFERIFYLKDNGQDMTIMQVERADKEKYWWQNHAFETSEVYSYKGSIKDLNIAPDDSRLSFVSGDGSLWTYEIEKGIRKKITNTWMEPDYSWSPDSQWFIYSCPNENYNSEIFVIPSDASQKAINISRNPASDRSPTWSKDGSMIAYVSDRSRNDSDIILVYLKGEDYEISPRQIKYKDALKHMKDERPLKKDEEDKEEGKENEASKNEDESKDKNEDPTSESEKEENEDLAEASEQEAVEEEKTESKEDDKDEIVYDWKNIHLRTHHIRRTGSNESRPLFSQDSDSLICISDKKGSKGTYTFDAIYKIDLEEKSYSFLTFNTTKNFPIKPLKKKGYFSSIAYGKAAVMSRKKTSKFEYNFYHTVNLETENNLIFSHSWRLLKEKFYDPNMNNLNWENVYEKYAPAAREASNIWRLSTAINMMVGELNASHLGFSPNASYPPVPKRLITAHTGLRFERKDGKLFIGELIPKSPAANIQYDLQTGDHILELNYTEVNDKSNLDKLLTGLDHQSIHIKIKTSTGEVKDHLIESINPDKTRALLDQEMVDRLTKKTETLSDDKITYLHIDKMNFDSFYQFHDELYSKAYGKDGIVIDVRDNAGGSTADHLMTILTQPDHAFCQARDHQVGYPDNRSIYTPWKKPIVVLCNQNSFSNAEIFTHAVKTTNRGQVIGVPSAGGVISTWGSKILNKHRFRLPMRGWYLADTGLDMELNGAKPDYLIWPEAGDLSANRDPQLIKAIEVLKKDIVEWKKKREKIRPIRAHQKK
- a CDS encoding carbohydrate kinase family protein produces the protein MEKETREDPPYSCSSKKMILPSCHLLGIGLSVLDSSLYIDSHPQIDEKIEAHHSSESLGGPACIGTLTANHLGLSTVLISAIAKDYPGDFIRNKQRHFKSHSLIELETDQTPHATILVSSTGERSVIASLAKNVRPLKLEVSTPPQYILVDGRYIDCCFELIMDLKKLGSQVILDAGSANPGVLRILPHADIIIGSQKFALHHSRKDNIEDAFSVLKETYEQIIITMGAEGAKYSLDGDLGSFPAEKVKVLNSNGAGDVFHGAFIAGLANKLSLKECGKVATRVAAWHCTQENISESLKKLGSSQPFSSFL
- a CDS encoding roadblock/LC7 domain-containing protein; this translates as MAYELNQAECLELQAKLDEFLRLSDSSSTLLCDKGGAVLVDSGSEAENDLMAALTAGSFAATRELARTVGEEDFEAVYHQGGNRSLFIAGMCEEVILLAVFEQENSQVGLVRMMARKLRREVNHVLAKMANKQEVVAEDPTVSFVLKK
- a CDS encoding GTP-binding protein, which translates into the protein MAVVNYAKKEIQFKIVYYGPGLCGKTTNLQIVHEKMPGDAKGKMSSLATSQDRTLFFDFLPLKSDAIEGYTTKFQMYTVPGQVKYNSTRKLVLRNCDGVVFVADSQVKKMPENIESLQNLDENLKEQGSSIDEMPLVFQYNKRDMKNVAPVEYMDFLINNGPIRMPVVNGVACDGEGVFDTLNAISKLVLHDFIQKKNQG
- a CDS encoding lysophospholipid acyltransferase family protein, translating into MIKKLFDPEGRLYKITLNIFCAFFSVWMFTVRREFIGNVSCLDDDDESFIIAFWHNQVLALSYVFERGVCEKSTGMASKSRDGQMISDIMISRGFSVIRGSAQRKKKDKGGAVAFIKSLKVLREPNKLMCIVPDGPRGPIYEAQPGVMMLAVKSQKKLVPIGARYSASFKLPTWDKLYIPLPFSKMTVEFGEGLVFEENTEASKQEFTQALNKISQLK